The sequence CCACGGCTACATAAGAAATGTACTAAAGAGATTCCTTTTATGGATAGATCCTATCGCGACTTTGAAAATGGAATTCAAATGGATCAAATAGGAAATGATACTCTACATAGAACTACAACAAGATATACTATCAACAATTTGAAAAAAGTTTTATGTGTAGTTATCTTATAAGGACTCTtacataaataattttttataccGTCAATATATAATAACTTAAATTCATTAATTAAACATTAGTTGAATATTAACATGTTATAATAAGTTAAATTATATTGATGTATAAtttgttttatattattattctataagatctttatacaaatagctagtcatatttattattttttttagccatatacatagattatatattgattaaacatgattatatacatataatacatgaactatgtatatattatacattcaccgactatttttaatttaagggTGGACggctatttaagttaattctttcTTATTCTATTTAACTTAAATCCAACAACATAGAGATAAAAGCTACTGCTATGTTTGACTTTCTTTCGgttttttggttttattttgcCATGTAATCTTTGTAGTAGTTCAAAAGCTCATTACTTCAGCATAAAACAGTCAGAACAGGAATATTATTCTCTAGCCTTTACAACGGAACATTTAAAGATGCAAATTGCTTTTACTCTTTACAAATTCTACAATTCGCTAGTTATTTTCATTTATGTAATAGAAGCGTAGATCCCTTTACCTAACACATGGGAAATAGATAAAAGAAGTTAAGCACAAAACGTTAAACTAAATATTCAATTCCATATTTTTTTGTACCTAAAAACACTAGTTTTTTAACAAATAAACGGGTAAACTCTGAGAAAATTTGAGTGTTTCACCTTTTGCTTTTTCAGCCAATTGTTAGTGTTCCTCAACTAGTCAACTCTAACACCTCTTGCTCCAATTGTTTTGTGTAAGCCTAGAATTCCAAAAGGAAGATACGAGAAGATTAAGTAGgtcattattcaagaaaaataagtCACTAATGACAATATTATAAATTGATCAGTAAAAGTTTTACGTTGGTTGTCAACCTACCAGGCCACAATCCTCTTCTTTTATTCGGACTTGGGACTGACAATATGATCAAAGCTCACACAGACAGAATATTcaagaataatgtgaataaactCGCTAGAAATTCACTTCTCTACCTGTTTCTTTGCTCTTGACCTAGCAGCTGATTCCCTATTCTTGATCATCCTTCTCTGCCTCCTTTCAATACTTTTCTCCATCTTCTCATCCGTGAAAGTCCTCTTCCTTTCGCCACTTAAATGACTATCATTCGATGTTGTTGTCATTGCCATATTTGTTATCTTCTTATTAACAACATTCATAGACTGATGATTCTCAAAATCAATATCTGAATAAAATTGGATAGGCATTGGCATGATCATATCATTGATCTGCTGATGGAATTTAGGCTCCATTAATGGCTGATTATCAAACCTATTCCCATTTTTAATGACATTAGCACTTATCAAAAAATCCTCAAGACTAGTCTCATGACCAAGAGTACTACTCAGTTGTGGCTCAAGAGAGTAATGCTTTATAATTTTTTGATTATGGTTTTCTCTACACATTTCATCAACAGTACTACTCTTGTTACACAATGTACCATGATTAGTATTTTCAAGAAACATGGAATTTGAAGATGGATTTTGCATGAATTGCAAAACCTCTTCCACCAGACATCATAT is a genomic window of Nicotiana tabacum cultivar K326 chromosome 16, ASM71507v2, whole genome shotgun sequence containing:
- the LOC107829699 gene encoding uncharacterized protein LOC107829699, yielding MQNPSSNSMFLENTNHGTLCNKSSTVDEMCRENHNQKIIKHYSLEPQLSSTLGHETSLEDFLISANVIKNGNRFDNQPLMEPKFHQQINDMIMPMPIQFYSDIDFENHQSMNVVNKKITNMAMTTTSNDSHLSGERKRTFTDEKMEKSIERRQRRMIKNRESAARSRAKKQVEK